Proteins co-encoded in one Halococcoides cellulosivorans genomic window:
- a CDS encoding L-threonylcarbamoyladenylate synthase has protein sequence MPSLDAAVSAIERGELVVYPTETVYGLGADALDERAVSSVFEAKGRDRDRPISMAVPDLDSAAEYVHLGGRETAFATAFLPGPVTLVVQKRSVVPDALTGGRDRVGVRIPDHPIARDLLAQTGPLTATSANPSGDRAPTTAAEIDPDIEDAAVVLDGGRGSGAPSTVVDVEQREIHRPGAAADAVREWLQAEE, from the coding sequence ATGCCCAGTCTCGACGCCGCCGTCTCCGCGATCGAACGCGGCGAGTTGGTCGTCTACCCCACCGAGACCGTCTACGGCCTCGGCGCCGACGCCCTCGACGAACGGGCCGTGAGCAGCGTCTTCGAGGCGAAGGGGCGCGATCGGGATCGACCGATCTCGATGGCCGTGCCGGACCTCGATAGTGCGGCGGAGTACGTCCACCTCGGAGGACGCGAGACGGCGTTCGCAACGGCGTTCCTGCCCGGCCCGGTGACACTCGTCGTCCAGAAGCGATCGGTCGTCCCGGACGCGTTGACCGGTGGCCGCGATCGGGTCGGGGTCCGGATTCCCGATCACCCGATCGCTCGGGACCTGCTCGCCCAGACGGGCCCGCTCACGGCGACGAGTGCGAACCCCAGTGGCGACCGCGCGCCGACGACGGCCGCCGAGATCGACCCCGACATCGAGGACGCGGCGGTCGTCCTCGACGGCGGGCGGGGATCGGGCGCGCCCTCGACGGTCGTCGACGTCGAACAGCGGGAAATCCACCGCCCGGGGGCCGCTGCCGACGCGGTTCGGGAGTGGCTACAGGCCGAGGAGTGA
- a CDS encoding DUF460 domain-containing protein, giving the protein MSDRTRALDETVFGVDVQSGDVRGDAPQYALAELDDDLVRATVSRRQLFGRIEAAEPAIVATDNVYELAEDRDALIDLLRGLPAGTRLVQVTGGPDPEPLSRVANRHDVPYDRDPMAEATASAHLAAAGVGTVVSAFTDRTRVKVSRGRSPGKGGSSEDRYTRRIHGSVKRRAREVGETLDEAGLEYDREVTEKYGGFANAVFTVAATPAEIPVTTGRSGDVRVTIERERGDGISFEPLTQRRDHVVVGIDPGTTTAIALVDLDGHLLEVTSTRSIDRGGVVEWIVERGRPVLVAADVTPMPETVEKIRRSVEAAGWTPTSDLPVDEKAHRTREHPVENDHERDALAAALFAIDDHRDQFDRIAAKVPADVDRGTVIRRVLTEETSVEVVLADLDSDPNDGETGTRGAEYETRRRADELAERVAELEAYVADLERELADRDATIEEYEQKLRDARSAERSDLRERREVSRLEREIDRLERELDDERERVESLEGKLERLKALWKLDHDDFADVDRKASAELTPVKVVEKFTEAAIRDADERFGVVEGDVVLFRDATGAGTSTARLLADIGPRLVLRTGGLSDQSDRVLFEEGVPVAPAEAVTVQEVDELAVARESDVEAAIDEWESYADERRREQNAAMVERLISEHRASGSDG; this is encoded by the coding sequence GTGAGCGACCGGACCCGCGCACTCGACGAGACGGTCTTCGGCGTGGACGTCCAGTCGGGTGACGTCCGCGGGGACGCCCCCCAGTACGCCCTGGCCGAACTCGACGACGACCTCGTGCGCGCGACGGTCAGCCGTCGACAGCTGTTCGGGCGGATCGAGGCGGCCGAACCGGCGATCGTCGCGACGGACAACGTCTACGAACTCGCCGAAGATCGCGACGCCTTGATCGACCTCTTGAGAGGGCTGCCTGCCGGGACCCGGCTGGTCCAGGTGACCGGCGGGCCCGACCCCGAACCGCTCTCGCGCGTCGCGAATCGCCACGACGTCCCCTACGACCGGGATCCCATGGCCGAGGCGACCGCGAGCGCACACCTCGCCGCGGCGGGGGTCGGCACTGTCGTCTCCGCGTTCACCGATCGCACGCGCGTCAAGGTCTCGCGAGGCCGCTCGCCCGGCAAGGGCGGGTCGAGCGAGGATCGCTACACCCGTCGAATCCACGGCTCGGTCAAGCGCCGCGCCCGCGAGGTCGGTGAGACACTCGACGAGGCCGGCCTCGAATACGACCGCGAGGTGACCGAGAAGTACGGCGGGTTCGCGAACGCCGTCTTCACCGTCGCGGCGACGCCCGCCGAGATCCCCGTGACGACCGGGCGATCGGGCGACGTCCGGGTCACGATCGAGCGCGAGCGCGGCGACGGCATCAGTTTCGAGCCACTCACCCAGCGCCGCGATCACGTCGTCGTCGGGATCGACCCCGGGACGACGACCGCGATCGCACTCGTCGATCTGGACGGGCACCTCCTGGAGGTCACCTCGACGCGGTCGATCGATCGCGGTGGCGTCGTCGAGTGGATCGTCGAGCGCGGGCGGCCGGTGCTCGTCGCCGCGGACGTGACGCCGATGCCCGAGACCGTCGAGAAGATCCGCCGGAGCGTCGAGGCCGCGGGCTGGACGCCGACGAGTGATCTGCCCGTCGATGAGAAAGCCCACCGGACCCGCGAGCACCCCGTCGAGAACGACCACGAACGCGACGCGCTCGCCGCGGCGCTGTTTGCGATCGACGACCACCGCGACCAGTTCGACCGGATCGCCGCGAAAGTGCCCGCCGACGTCGATCGCGGGACGGTCATTCGGCGCGTCCTGACCGAGGAGACCAGCGTCGAGGTCGTCCTCGCGGACCTCGACAGCGATCCGAACGACGGGGAAACGGGCACGAGGGGCGCCGAGTACGAGACTCGCCGTCGGGCCGACGAACTCGCAGAGCGCGTCGCAGAACTCGAAGCGTACGTCGCGGACCTGGAACGCGAACTGGCGGACCGTGACGCGACGATCGAGGAGTACGAGCAGAAACTGCGCGACGCGCGCTCCGCAGAGCGGTCGGACCTGCGCGAGCGCCGCGAAGTGAGTCGCCTCGAACGCGAGATCGACCGCCTGGAGCGCGAACTCGACGACGAACGCGAGCGCGTCGAATCCCTGGAGGGCAAACTCGAACGGCTCAAGGCGCTCTGGAAACTCGATCACGACGACTTCGCCGACGTCGACCGCAAGGCGAGCGCGGAGTTGACGCCCGTCAAGGTCGTCGAGAAGTTCACCGAGGCGGCGATCCGCGACGCCGACGAGCGATTCGGCGTCGTCGAAGGCGACGTCGTCCTCTTTCGTGACGCCACCGGGGCGGGGACCTCGACGGCCCGATTGCTCGCGGACATCGGGCCGCGACTCGTGCTCCGGACCGGTGGGCTCTCCGATCAGTCCGATCGGGTGCTGTTCGAAGAGGGAGTGCCGGTCGCACCCGCCGAGGCGGTGACCGTCCAGGAGGTCGACGAACTCGCCGTCGCACGCGAATCCGACGTCGAGGCGGCGATCGACGAGTGGGAATCGTACGCCGACGAGCGGCGGCGCGAACAGAACGCAGCGATGGTCGAGCGATTGATCAGCGAGCACCGGGCGTCCGGTTCAGACGGGTGA
- a CDS encoding type II toxin-antitoxin system HicA family toxin, producing the protein MTRGPFSGVEVVTEMVNSGIFEWDRTTGDHAILRWEPPADHDSDARTVPVPLHDELDRGTLRSIADQAGAREFDAFCEWIDRNR; encoded by the coding sequence ATGACTCGCGGACCGTTTTCCGGGGTCGAGGTCGTCACTGAGATGGTGAACAGCGGGATTTTCGAGTGGGATCGGACGACCGGTGATCACGCGATCCTTCGATGGGAACCACCCGCAGATCACGACAGTGACGCTCGAACCGTTCCCGTCCCACTGCACGACGAACTCGATCGCGGCACGCTCAGGAGCATTGCCGATCAGGCGGGGGCGCGGGAGTTCGATGCGTTCTGTGAGTGGATCGACCGAAATCGCTGA
- a CDS encoding sensor histidine kinase: protein MLEGVSERVRAVPPIAVRGAFGAVIALVALELGLAIAIRLGALDGALALVLGGLVPLALAALQVVGAITVVTGAFDARETVTLGAWYLGGLVVALAVALAAVVRLGVGPVAGLGHPIVLGNMTGGALGGLFVGLYAVRSQRRAADLATERARLASEHEQLVLLNRIVRHDVANHLQVIAGVADHLDGRVDPEAESAVARLQRTTDDAIELTDRMRKFVDVFAGDADRDRRAIDLGRVLSTQVENSRDVFPHAEIRLGPYPDVDVWADELLSTIYHNLITNAIKHNDGDPTVEISGSVTDDRVRVRIADDGPGVEPGRMEGLLDREFAPEESGEGVGLYLVATLVAHYDGDVWVERNDPRGSVFVVELPVADAINRGDEASVAERSPTNGT, encoded by the coding sequence ATGCTTGAGGGCGTGAGCGAACGGGTCCGCGCGGTCCCCCCGATCGCGGTCCGGGGAGCGTTCGGCGCGGTCATCGCGCTCGTCGCCCTCGAACTCGGCCTCGCGATCGCGATCCGTCTGGGCGCGCTCGACGGGGCGCTCGCACTCGTCCTCGGTGGGCTCGTCCCACTCGCACTGGCCGCCCTCCAGGTCGTCGGCGCGATCACCGTCGTCACCGGCGCGTTCGACGCGCGCGAGACGGTCACGCTCGGGGCCTGGTATCTCGGCGGACTGGTGGTCGCGCTCGCCGTCGCGCTCGCGGCGGTCGTGCGCCTGGGTGTCGGCCCCGTCGCGGGACTGGGTCACCCGATCGTCCTCGGCAACATGACCGGCGGCGCCCTCGGCGGCCTGTTCGTCGGGCTGTACGCCGTCCGGAGCCAGCGTCGGGCCGCCGATCTGGCGACCGAGCGGGCGCGACTGGCGTCCGAACACGAACAACTGGTCTTGCTCAACCGGATCGTCCGTCACGACGTCGCGAACCACCTCCAGGTGATCGCTGGCGTGGCCGACCACCTCGACGGGCGGGTCGACCCCGAGGCCGAGAGCGCGGTCGCACGCCTCCAGCGGACGACCGACGACGCCATCGAGTTGACCGATCGCATGCGGAAGTTCGTCGACGTGTTCGCCGGCGACGCCGACCGCGACCGACGGGCGATCGATCTGGGGCGCGTCCTCTCGACCCAGGTCGAGAATTCGCGCGACGTCTTCCCCCACGCCGAGATTCGACTGGGGCCGTACCCGGACGTCGACGTCTGGGCCGACGAGTTACTCTCGACGATATATCACAACCTCATCACGAACGCGATCAAACACAACGACGGCGACCCGACCGTCGAGATCAGCGGATCGGTCACGGACGATCGGGTTCGCGTCCGGATTGCCGACGACGGCCCCGGTGTCGAACCGGGCCGGATGGAGGGCCTGCTCGACCGCGAGTTCGCCCCGGAAGAGAGTGGGGAGGGCGTCGGGCTGTATCTGGTCGCGACGCTGGTCGCCCACTACGACGGCGACGTCTGGGTCGAGCGCAACGACCCCCGCGGGAGCGTCTTCGTCGTCGAACTCCCGGTGGCCGATGCGATCAACCGTGGCGACGAAGCATCCGTCGCGGAGCGGTCGCCCACGAACGGGACGTAG
- the rpsB gene encoding 30S ribosomal protein S2 — protein sequence MSDDEEQAQTEESSDDAPVVEESPDETVGDEIVEEAAEAQAAAEAADEDDVEPAGDETEGADTAPSDAPAQPAEDVMPEGEAADLLIPVEDYLGAGVHIGTQQKTDDMERFIHRVRTDGLYVLDVSRTDERIRTAASFLANYDPEQILVASSRQYGRYPAEKFADAVGARARTGRFIPGTLTNPDYEGYIEPDVVVVTDPIGDAQAVKEAITVGIPVIAMCDSNNTIGNVDLVVPTNNKGRKALSVVYWLLANETLDRRGAEPAYALADFESDL from the coding sequence ATGAGCGACGACGAGGAGCAAGCCCAGACCGAGGAATCGTCCGACGACGCGCCAGTCGTCGAAGAATCGCCCGACGAGACCGTCGGGGACGAAATCGTCGAGGAGGCCGCCGAGGCCCAGGCCGCCGCCGAAGCGGCCGACGAGGATGACGTCGAGCCTGCGGGAGACGAGACCGAGGGCGCCGATACGGCGCCTTCGGACGCCCCCGCGCAGCCCGCCGAGGACGTCATGCCCGAGGGCGAGGCTGCGGACCTGCTGATCCCCGTCGAGGACTACCTCGGCGCGGGGGTCCACATCGGGACCCAGCAGAAAACCGACGACATGGAGCGGTTCATCCACCGCGTCCGGACCGACGGCCTCTACGTCCTCGACGTCAGCCGCACGGACGAGCGCATCCGCACGGCCGCGAGTTTTCTCGCGAACTACGACCCCGAGCAGATCCTCGTGGCCTCCTCGCGGCAGTACGGCCGCTACCCGGCCGAGAAGTTCGCGGACGCCGTCGGGGCCCGCGCCCGGACCGGCCGATTCATCCCGGGGACGCTGACCAACCCCGACTACGAGGGCTACATCGAGCCGGACGTCGTGGTCGTCACCGACCCGATCGGTGACGCTCAGGCCGTCAAGGAAGCCATCACGGTCGGCATCCCGGTCATCGCGATGTGTGACTCCAACAACACCATCGGGAACGTCGATCTCGTGGTGCCGACGAACAACAAGGGCCGCAAGGCGCTGTCGGTCGTCTACTGGCTGCTCGCCAACGAGACGCTCGACCGCCGCGGCGCCGAACCGGCGTACGCGCTGGCCGACTTCGAGAGCGACCTGTAG
- a CDS encoding SCP2 sterol-binding domain-containing protein, translating to MSCRWPEDLDSWVGTFRDRLDDNATFSEHSAGWGVSFDGDILLTIESDEHLPEGPMHLVLELEDGDCLGARRVEDPDSVAFGVSIAGTYADWERLLTGEEDVARIMTQGPFDVDGPKLKLLSYRSALAELVETARRTDVTFTRLNRTPGAR from the coding sequence ATGTCGTGCCGGTGGCCGGAGGATCTGGATTCTTGGGTGGGAACGTTCCGTGATCGTCTCGACGACAACGCGACGTTCAGCGAGCATTCGGCAGGATGGGGCGTCTCGTTCGACGGCGACATCCTCCTGACGATCGAGTCCGACGAGCACCTCCCGGAGGGTCCGATGCACCTCGTGCTCGAACTCGAAGACGGCGACTGTCTGGGCGCGCGTCGCGTCGAGGACCCCGACAGCGTGGCCTTTGGCGTCTCGATCGCCGGGACCTACGCCGACTGGGAGCGCCTCTTGACCGGCGAGGAAGACGTCGCTCGCATCATGACCCAGGGCCCGTTCGACGTCGACGGACCGAAGCTGAAACTGCTCTCCTATCGGTCGGCACTCGCAGAACTCGTCGAGACGGCCCGCCGGACCGACGTCACGTTCACCCGTCTGAACCGGACGCCCGGTGCTCGCTGA
- a CDS encoding hemolysin family protein, with protein sequence MHALVVLQTGLETFVPEWVIFGGGVTVIGVLLVLSAFFSSSEIAMFSIPSHRVNGLIEEGIPGAKRLSKLKEDPHKLLVTILVGNNVVNIAMSSIATGLLARYLGSGIGVAAATASITTLVLIFGEIAPKSYAVENTESWAVTISRPLQVSELVLKPAVIFFDRITTVISWLTGSETAIETSYVTREEIQSLIETGEREGVFDEDERQMLQRTLRFNDTIAKEVMTPRLDVTAISADDSVEEAIETCVQSSHTRLPVFEGSLDNVIGVVSIRDLVRDRDYGEHDAALSDIIEPTLHVPESKNVDELLTEMRDQRVHMVVVIDEFGTTEGIVTIEDLTEEIVGEILEGEEEEPIDVIDDDTVVVKGEVNIEEVNEALGVEIPEGEEFETIAGFVFNRAGRLVEEGEVITFGDLEIHIDEVENTRIMKARLSRRET encoded by the coding sequence ATGCATGCGCTGGTCGTTTTACAGACTGGGCTCGAAACGTTCGTCCCCGAATGGGTGATCTTCGGCGGCGGCGTCACCGTGATCGGCGTTTTGCTCGTCCTCTCGGCGTTTTTCTCCTCCTCGGAGATCGCGATGTTTTCGATCCCGTCTCACCGCGTGAACGGCCTGATCGAGGAGGGTATTCCCGGCGCGAAACGCCTCTCGAAACTCAAAGAGGACCCCCACAAACTGCTCGTGACGATCCTCGTGGGCAACAACGTCGTCAACATCGCGATGTCGTCGATCGCGACGGGCCTGCTCGCCCGGTATCTGGGCAGCGGCATCGGCGTCGCGGCCGCGACGGCGTCGATCACGACGCTCGTCTTGATCTTCGGGGAGATCGCTCCCAAGTCGTACGCGGTCGAGAACACCGAGTCCTGGGCGGTCACGATCTCGCGCCCGCTCCAGGTCTCCGAACTCGTGCTCAAACCCGCGGTGATCTTCTTCGATCGGATCACGACCGTCATCTCATGGCTCACCGGCTCGGAGACGGCGATCGAGACCTCCTACGTCACGCGCGAGGAGATTCAGAGTCTGATCGAGACCGGCGAGCGCGAGGGTGTCTTCGACGAGGACGAACGCCAGATGCTCCAGCGTACTCTCAGGTTCAACGACACGATCGCGAAGGAGGTCATGACGCCACGCCTGGACGTGACGGCGATCTCCGCGGACGATTCGGTCGAAGAGGCGATCGAGACCTGCGTCCAGTCGAGTCACACGCGCTTGCCCGTCTTCGAGGGCAGTCTCGACAACGTCATCGGCGTCGTCAGCATCCGTGATCTCGTCCGTGATCGCGATTACGGCGAACACGACGCGGCGCTGTCGGACATCATCGAACCGACGCTGCACGTCCCCGAATCGAAAAACGTCGACGAACTCCTCACCGAGATGCGCGACCAGCGGGTGCACATGGTCGTCGTCATCGACGAGTTCGGCACGACCGAGGGCATCGTCACGATCGAGGACCTCACCGAAGAGATCGTGGGGGAGATCCTCGAAGGGGAAGAAGAAGAGCCGATCGACGTGATCGACGACGACACCGTCGTCGTCAAAGGCGAGGTCAACATCGAGGAGGTCAACGAGGCCCTGGGCGTCGAGATTCCCGAGGGCGAGGAGTTCGAGACCATCGCCGGGTTCGTGTTCAACCGGGCGGGCCGTCTCGTCGAAGAGGGCGAGGTCATCACCTTCGGTGATCTCGAAATCCACATCGACGAAGTCGAGAACACTCGCATCATGAAAGCTCGTCTGTCACGACGAGAGACGTAA
- a CDS encoding type II toxin-antitoxin system HicB family antitoxin, with the protein MSIDADDSREETGVLPVDISLTLGEGGELWVARDEDTGVTSQGPTREAALDNLDEAVAGYRGAGEPPSDADLREAGIDPERNESGSIDESDIFE; encoded by the coding sequence ATGAGCATCGACGCGGACGATTCCCGGGAGGAAACCGGTGTCCTCCCCGTCGACATTTCGCTCACCCTCGGTGAGGGTGGTGAGTTGTGGGTCGCACGCGACGAGGACACGGGTGTCACCTCCCAGGGCCCGACCCGCGAGGCCGCCCTCGACAACCTCGACGAGGCGGTGGCTGGCTATCGTGGGGCTGGTGAACCGCCGAGCGATGCGGACCTCCGCGAGGCGGGCATCGATCCGGAGCGCAACGAGTCCGGGTCGATCGACGAGTCGGATATCTTCGAGTGA
- the rnz gene encoding ribonuclease Z, with translation MHVTFLGTSGAVPTTERNPSAVMLEREGDRLLFDAGEGTQRQMMRYGTGFDVDHVFITHLHGDHVLGLPGLLQTWDFNDRSDPVAIHVPRGTRGRIRRLIDAVGEPSLSVRIHEVGGGDVALDAEEYRITAVETTHRTTSVGYVLIEADRKGRFDREKAEDELGIPPGPKYGRLHRGEPIEHDGRTIQPEEVVGPPRPGRRVVYTGDTMATTAVREAATEADLLVHDATFAEDRRERARATGHATARDAGELAQRAGATRLALTHVSARYAGNADRLREEAAAVFDGEVVLARDGLQIDVPFPESG, from the coding sequence ATGCACGTGACCTTCCTCGGCACCAGCGGGGCCGTCCCGACCACCGAGCGCAACCCCTCCGCCGTCATGCTCGAACGCGAGGGTGACCGGCTCCTCTTTGACGCCGGGGAAGGCACCCAACGCCAGATGATGCGCTACGGGACGGGCTTCGACGTCGATCACGTCTTCATCACCCACCTCCACGGCGATCACGTCCTCGGATTGCCCGGCTTGCTCCAGACCTGGGATTTCAACGATCGCTCCGATCCCGTCGCGATCCACGTCCCGCGTGGCACGCGCGGGCGCATCCGGCGGTTGATCGACGCGGTCGGTGAGCCCTCGCTTTCGGTGCGGATTCACGAGGTCGGCGGCGGCGATGTCGCCCTCGACGCCGAGGAGTACCGCATCACGGCCGTCGAGACCACCCACCGGACGACCTCCGTGGGGTACGTCCTGATCGAGGCGGATCGGAAAGGTCGATTCGACCGCGAGAAGGCCGAAGACGAACTGGGGATTCCACCCGGGCCGAAGTACGGCCGCCTGCACCGGGGCGAACCGATCGAGCACGACGGACGGACGATCCAGCCCGAGGAGGTCGTCGGTCCACCTCGCCCGGGTCGACGGGTGGTCTACACCGGCGACACGATGGCGACGACGGCCGTGCGTGAGGCCGCCACCGAGGCCGACCTCCTCGTTCACGACGCGACGTTCGCGGAGGACCGCCGCGAGCGCGCCCGCGCGACCGGGCACGCGACCGCGCGGGACGCGGGCGAACTCGCCCAGCGCGCCGGCGCGACCCGACTGGCGCTGACCCACGTCTCCGCCCGGTACGCCGGCAACGCCGACCGCCTCCGCGAGGAGGCCGCCGCGGTGTTCGACGGCGAGGTCGTCCTCGCTCGCGACGGCCTCCAGATCGACGTCCCGTTCCCGGAATCGGGCTGA
- a CDS encoding DUF4260 domain-containing protein — MQPRTFLRLDGAAVFALAVGGYLWLDGPIWMLLVLALAPDLSMVVYLAGPRVGSLGYNVVHSYTVPLAIGAAGVWLDARLALLIALIWIGHIGADRLVGYGLKYESGFTETHLSTQPVPTEVLDET, encoded by the coding sequence ATGCAGCCACGAACGTTCCTTCGTCTCGACGGGGCCGCCGTCTTCGCGCTGGCGGTCGGCGGGTACCTCTGGCTCGACGGCCCGATCTGGATGCTCCTCGTCCTGGCGCTGGCGCCCGATCTGTCGATGGTCGTCTACCTCGCGGGCCCGCGGGTCGGGAGTCTGGGCTACAACGTCGTCCACAGCTATACGGTCCCGCTCGCGATCGGCGCGGCGGGCGTCTGGCTGGACGCGCGACTCGCCCTCTTGATCGCGCTGATCTGGATCGGGCATATCGGCGCGGATCGGCTGGTCGGCTACGGCCTGAAATACGAGTCTGGATTCACAGAGACGCATCTCTCGACGCAGCCGGTTCCGACCGAGGTACTCGACGAGACGTAG
- the eno gene encoding phosphopyruvate hydratase, whose translation MTLITDVRLRRILDSRGNPTVEAEVTTENGGFGRGAAPSGASTGEHEAIELPASEAIATARDHVVPRLEGEVYAADQRAVDGVLHAADGTENFSEIGANSAVAISMAAAKAAADELGLPLYQHLGGAFRGDQFPTPLGNVVGGGEHAEEATNIQEFLSAPVGAPSVTDAIFANAEVHDRISSILEERGIPCNKGDEGAWAPPIGDDEAFEVLEEATNEVGEEFGFEISFGLDMAAAEMYDADADEYVYEGESNRSTDEQIDYVVEMVEEYDLAYVEDPLDENDFEAFAELTDRVGDQTLICGDDLYVTNVERLQEGIDLGSSNSILIKPNQIGTLSDAVDAIELGAENGIESVVSHRSGETEDTTIAHLAVGAAAPYIKTGTVAGERTAKLNELIRIEESA comes from the coding sequence ATGACACTTATCACCGACGTACGACTGCGACGCATCCTCGACTCGCGCGGAAACCCGACCGTCGAAGCGGAAGTCACCACCGAGAACGGTGGCTTCGGCCGCGGTGCGGCCCCGAGCGGTGCCTCCACGGGCGAGCACGAAGCGATCGAACTGCCGGCGAGCGAGGCCATCGCGACGGCCCGCGACCACGTCGTCCCCCGCCTGGAGGGCGAGGTGTACGCCGCCGACCAGCGCGCGGTCGACGGTGTGCTCCACGCCGCCGACGGCACGGAGAACTTCTCGGAGATCGGTGCGAACTCCGCGGTCGCGATCAGCATGGCCGCCGCGAAGGCCGCGGCCGACGAACTCGGCCTCCCGCTGTACCAGCACCTCGGTGGCGCGTTCCGTGGTGACCAGTTCCCCACGCCGCTGGGCAACGTGGTCGGCGGTGGCGAACACGCCGAGGAAGCGACCAACATCCAGGAGTTCCTCTCGGCTCCGGTCGGCGCACCGAGCGTCACGGACGCGATCTTCGCGAACGCGGAGGTTCACGACCGGATCAGTTCGATCCTCGAAGAGCGAGGCATTCCCTGTAACAAAGGCGACGAGGGCGCGTGGGCCCCGCCGATCGGCGACGACGAGGCCTTCGAGGTCCTCGAAGAGGCCACCAACGAGGTCGGCGAGGAGTTCGGCTTCGAAATTTCGTTCGGCCTCGACATGGCCGCCGCGGAGATGTACGACGCCGACGCCGACGAGTACGTCTACGAGGGCGAGTCGAATCGATCGACCGACGAGCAGATCGACTACGTCGTCGAGATGGTCGAGGAGTACGACCTCGCCTACGTCGAGGACCCCCTCGACGAGAACGACTTCGAGGCGTTCGCGGAACTGACCGACCGGGTCGGCGACCAGACGCTGATCTGTGGCGACGATCTCTACGTGACGAACGTCGAGCGCCTGCAGGAGGGCATCGACCTGGGGTCGTCGAACTCGATTCTGATCAAGCCCAACCAGATCGGCACGCTCTCGGACGCGGTCGACGCGATCGAACTCGGTGCCGAGAACGGCATCGAGTCGGTCGTCTCGCACCGCTCCGGTGAGACCGAAGACACGACGATCGCACACCTGGCCGTCGGCGCCGCCGCGCCGTACATCAAGACCGGAACGGTCGCCGGCGAGCGCACGGCCAAGCTGAACGAACTCATCCGCATCGAGGAGTCCGCCTGA